A window of Belonocnema kinseyi isolate 2016_QV_RU_SX_M_011 chromosome 9, B_treatae_v1, whole genome shotgun sequence contains these coding sequences:
- the LOC117180515 gene encoding uncharacterized protein LOC117180515 — MSRYKGSSFGTCQRSNIRSLPRLLKTLFPCRGLSSSMHSDNGNNFVGASNELGELYRQVSSLEQSESVKQYLSKKEVTWHFIPPRAPHFGSLWESGVKSFKHHFTRIAGNSLLTYEQLHTYVVEVKAILNSRPLTPLSSDPNDLLPLSPAHFLMGNSMTSLPEDDLRHTLANRLSCWQVAQQMRQHFWERWHKEYLNELISRSKWHSATNQGDIKIRRLVVVKEDNLPPMKWHLARIIEMHPGRDGIVRVYAFICCHMFTNIF; from the coding sequence ATGTCTCGCTACAAAGGCAGTTCATTTGGAACTTGCCAGCGATCTAACATCAGAAGCCTTCCCCGCTTGCTTAAAACGCTTTTTCCTTGTAGAGGACTCTCTTCTTCGATGCATTCAGACAACGGAAATAATTTCGTAGGCGCGAGTAACGAACTAGGGGAATTATACAGACAAGTAAGCTCACTGGAACAGAGCGAAAGTGTTAAGCAGTATCTTTCGAAGAAAGAAGTTACCTGGCATTTCATACCTCCCAGAGCGCCACATTTTGGGAGTCTCTGGGAATCCGGAGTCAAATCATTTAAACACCATTTCACAAGAATAGCAGGAAACTCTCTTTTGACGTATGAACAACTTCACACGTACGTCGTGGAAGTCAAAGCCATCCTCAACTCCCGCCCTTTGACTCCACTTTCTTCCGATCCCAACGATTTACTTCCTTTGTCTCCAGCACACTTCCTTATGGGTAATTCTATGACTAGCTTACCTGAAGACGATCTACGTCACACGTTAGCCAACAGGTTAAGTTGCTGGCAAGTCGCCCAGCAGATGCGACAACACTTTTGGGAAAGGTGGCATAAGGAGTATCTTAATGAGCTCATCTCTCGCAGCAAGTGGCATTCAGCCACGAATCAAGGAGACATCAAAATCAGACGACTCGTAGTCGTAAAAGAAGACAACCTCCCTCCGATGAAATGGCATCTTGCTCGCATTATCGAGATGCATCCTGGCCGAGACGGAATTGTACGAGTATACGCATTTATTTGTTGTCACatgtttacgaatattttttaa